In one Cynocephalus volans isolate mCynVol1 chromosome Y, mCynVol1.pri, whole genome shotgun sequence genomic region, the following are encoded:
- the LOC134368969 gene encoding testis-specific Y-encoded protein 2-like: MQMENLRLRDDRNDHNVVIQGVGEAEPDREAPGCSQSRNRACGSASLAAAGGVQLKAFVLAYAGRLSLLRTRAALGGTPEEASGTGFEAVEREAAATGQEVALDPLDVMEVVEVVAEEHEEGDEDDRQAPLAWAPVAPVPPLEALEILQLELGAVNARGSRASARLKRKLGKRRRRHLERRTAIIQDIPGFWAKVVSFGLCVEGGCQRGLGVEEVESEQVTGARSTDPHWKISAVISAQDEDVLSYMTDLQVEELDHSTYGCRMLFYFRKNPYFRNAVIMKEYHLSLTGPRASFCSQLQWFSDDEVEAPFPMGDTVSLSFLNWLCDHIRPGPDTIAEIIIEDLWLNPLKYYPR, from the exons ATGCAGATGGagaacctgaggctcagggatGACCGCAATGACCACAACGTGGTCATCCAGGGAGTGGGAGAG GCAGAGCCCGACCGCGAGGCTCCCGGATGTTCCCAGAGCCGGAATCGGGCCTGCGGCTCGGCTTCTCTAGCTGCTGCCgggggtgtgcagctcaaggctttcgTCCTTGCGTACGCGGGGCggctgagcctgctgaggaccagg GCCGCGTTGGGTGGGACGCCCGAGGAGGCCTCCGGGACCGGGTTTGAAGCTGTGGAGAGGGAGGCGGCGGCGACCGGGCAGGAGGTGGCGCTGGACCCGCTGGACGtaatggaggtggtggaggtcgtGGCCGAGGAGCACGAGGAGGGCGACGAGGACGACAGGCAGGCACCGCTAGCCTGGGCTCCGGTGGCGCCTGTGCCCCCGTTGGAGGCGTTGGAGATCCTTCAGTTGGAGCTGGGAGCCGTGAATGCCCGAGGAAGCAGGGCTTCTGCTCGGCTCAAGCGGAAGCTGGGAAAGAGGCGCAGGCGTCATCTTGAGCGGAGAACGGCCATCATCCAGgacatccctggcttctgggccaaagtTGTATCCTTTGGGCTGTGTGTCGAGGGTGGCTGCCaaagggggctgggggtggagg AGGTCGAGAGTGAGCAGGTGACAGGGGCCAGGAGCACTGATCCACACTGGAAG ATATCAGCAGTGATCAGCGCCCAAGATGAAGACGTGCTTAGCTACATGACCGACTTGCAG GTAGAGGAACTGGATCATTCTACGTATGGCTGTCGAATGCTATTTTACTTTCGAAAGAACCCATACTTCCGCAATGCAGTGATCATGAAGGAGTATCACCTGAGCCTCACTG GGCCCAGGGCATCTTTTTGTAGTCAACTCCAGTGGTTCTCTGATGATGAAGTTGAAGCCCCTTTCCCCATGGGGGACACCGTCAGCCTGAGCTTCTTGAACTGGTTGTGTGACCACATCCGCCCAGGGCCAGACACTATCGCTGAG ATTATCATCGAGGACCTGTGGCTTAATCCGCTGAAATACTACCCCAGGTAG